Proteins co-encoded in one Halococcoides cellulosivorans genomic window:
- a CDS encoding CbiX/SirB N-terminal domain-containing protein gives MPALVVAAHGSHLSPDSSRPARDHAARIRATGAFDEVHTAFWKEEPSFRDALRTVASDELFLVPLFVSRGYFTEQVLPREFRLTEFDRDRWAEAGSITTTADDVSATIHYCGPVGTDPVMSDVIVQRAESITGDTAIGPETTLAIVGHGTERNQNSAEAIYDHVERIRATDRFAAVEALFMDEAPAIDDWPEYVDTERVVIVPLFVADGYHTQEDLPEDIGLVEDYRESWATPARVAGHEVYYSGAVGTEPLTAEVILDRAKRAGASVEHAMAAIEADAVAAD, from the coding sequence ATGCCCGCGCTCGTGGTGGCCGCCCACGGCTCACACCTCAGTCCCGATTCGAGCCGTCCGGCCCGCGATCACGCCGCCCGGATCCGCGCGACCGGGGCGTTCGACGAGGTGCACACGGCGTTCTGGAAAGAAGAGCCCTCCTTCCGGGACGCCCTCCGGACGGTCGCCAGCGACGAGCTATTTCTCGTTCCGCTGTTCGTCAGTCGGGGCTATTTCACCGAGCAGGTCCTGCCCAGAGAGTTCCGCCTGACCGAGTTCGACCGCGATCGGTGGGCGGAGGCGGGATCGATCACGACGACCGCCGACGACGTGTCGGCGACGATCCACTACTGCGGTCCGGTCGGGACCGACCCCGTGATGAGCGACGTGATCGTCCAGCGTGCCGAATCGATCACCGGCGACACCGCGATCGGCCCGGAGACGACCCTCGCGATCGTCGGCCACGGCACCGAGCGCAACCAGAACAGCGCCGAGGCGATTTACGACCACGTCGAGCGCATCCGTGCGACCGACCGCTTCGCCGCCGTCGAGGCGTTGTTCATGGACGAAGCCCCCGCGATCGACGACTGGCCGGAATACGTCGACACCGAGCGCGTCGTGATCGTCCCCCTCTTCGTGGCCGACGGCTACCACACCCAGGAGGACCTCCCCGAGGACATCGGCCTCGTCGAGGACTATCGCGAGTCGTGGGCGACACCCGCCCGCGTCGCGGGCCACGAGGTCTACTACTCGGGGGCGGTCGGGACCGAACCGCTGACCGCCGAAGTGATCCTGGATCGCGCGAAACGCGCGGGGGCGAGCGTCGAGCACGCGATGGCGGCCATCGAGGCCGACGCGGTCGCCGCGGACTGA
- a CDS encoding DR2241 family protein, whose translation MDESDLLAAADAGVACDGLRVERTDAGVTVETPDERHEGLSDADARAILAEHPRLVDNWAFWTDRAPDRDDYRAFLRWLEHADERALADRIGTTAREWGEVRVTTTVAADGTRTYSIRHRADADRDPATLEEIRDVEAADDLATTDADGQYRPLRTAPTLRDGWIAPDLDATSCPDLVATVYPATIANWYREREGELDVTHFDAAAARQSGIYAVVDDLDRAAIDWVASACCRDEMCLKRREWDAGEEDPIDVPRGDGEMPCREPCSLVVAAARAFTKQEQESPQTYEFELTPSEHETLLDCLDAVAADRSVRLADLGEGANRYRARYLQAKRFSASGPGDRAEHGHEDE comes from the coding sequence ATGGACGAATCGGACCTCCTCGCGGCCGCCGACGCGGGCGTGGCGTGTGACGGCCTCCGCGTCGAGCGGACCGACGCGGGCGTCACCGTCGAGACCCCCGACGAGCGCCACGAGGGCCTCAGCGACGCGGACGCCCGCGCGATCCTGGCCGAACACCCGCGACTGGTCGACAACTGGGCGTTCTGGACCGATCGCGCGCCCGACCGCGACGACTATCGCGCCTTCCTCAGATGGCTCGAACACGCCGACGAGCGCGCGCTCGCGGACCGCATCGGCACGACGGCCCGCGAGTGGGGCGAGGTGCGGGTGACGACGACCGTCGCCGCCGACGGCACCCGGACGTACTCGATCCGTCATCGCGCCGACGCGGATCGCGACCCGGCGACACTGGAGGAGATCCGGGACGTCGAGGCCGCCGACGACCTCGCGACGACCGACGCCGACGGGCAGTATCGCCCGCTGCGGACCGCGCCGACGCTGCGCGACGGCTGGATCGCGCCCGATCTCGACGCGACATCGTGTCCCGACCTCGTCGCGACCGTCTACCCCGCGACGATCGCGAACTGGTATCGCGAGCGCGAGGGCGAACTGGACGTGACACACTTCGACGCCGCCGCGGCCCGCCAGTCCGGCATCTACGCCGTCGTCGACGACCTGGACCGGGCGGCGATCGACTGGGTCGCGAGCGCGTGCTGTCGCGACGAGATGTGCCTGAAGCGTCGCGAGTGGGACGCCGGCGAGGAGGATCCGATCGACGTGCCCCGTGGCGACGGGGAGATGCCCTGTCGAGAGCCCTGTTCGCTGGTGGTCGCCGCCGCGCGGGCGTTCACCAAACAGGAACAGGAATCACCCCAGACGTACGAATTCGAGCTGACGCCGAGCGAGCACGAGACCCTGCTCGACTGTCTCGACGCCGTCGCCGCGGATCGATCGGTCCGCCTCGCGGACCTCGGTGAGGGAGCGAACCGCTACCGGGCACGATACCTCCAGGCCAAGCGGTTCTCAGCGAGCGGTCCAGGCGATCGCGCCGAGCACGGCCACGAGGACGAATAA
- a CDS encoding DUF7524 family protein, translating to MTETLPVQISRDGLHELSVPAEIRVTGAFDIGVTNHGESVHLHVHLEDALADVASVPATNHFLEADDRRSIPVEMAPPESTFRGKVKLVSAHGSCTRYVDVVVEPPEAAEQTVRVDESLAHPQERPPTPSPAVAAVDDPRTLAALASALVLVVGVVVAVLANSLVVTVGVLFVLVAVLGAIAWTAR from the coding sequence GTGACTGAGACGCTCCCGGTTCAGATCAGCCGCGACGGCCTGCACGAACTGAGCGTGCCGGCCGAGATCAGGGTGACCGGAGCGTTCGACATCGGCGTGACCAACCACGGCGAGAGCGTCCACCTCCACGTCCACCTGGAGGACGCGCTGGCCGACGTCGCGAGCGTCCCCGCGACCAATCACTTCCTCGAAGCGGACGATCGTCGGTCGATCCCCGTCGAGATGGCGCCGCCCGAGTCGACGTTCCGGGGGAAGGTCAAACTCGTCAGCGCCCACGGGTCGTGTACCCGCTACGTCGACGTGGTCGTCGAGCCACCGGAGGCGGCCGAGCAGACCGTCCGCGTCGACGAGTCGCTGGCCCACCCCCAGGAGCGGCCTCCCACACCCTCGCCCGCGGTCGCGGCCGTCGACGATCCGCGCACGCTGGCCGCGCTCGCGAGTGCACTCGTGCTCGTCGTCGGCGTCGTCGTCGCCGTGCTCGCGAACTCGCTGGTCGTCACCGTCGGCGTGTTATTCGTCCTCGTGGCCGTGCTCGGCGCGATCGCCTGGACCGCTCGCTGA
- a CDS encoding methytransferase partner Trm112 translates to MDEDLMDVIVCPLDKSELELSVEAREDDEIVDGTLTCTECGETYPIEEGIPNLLPPDMRDAE, encoded by the coding sequence ATGGACGAGGACCTCATGGACGTGATCGTCTGTCCGCTCGACAAAAGCGAGTTGGAGCTATCAGTCGAGGCCCGGGAAGACGACGAGATCGTCGACGGGACGCTGACCTGTACCGAGTGTGGGGAGACCTACCCGATCGAAGAGGGGATTCCGAACCTGCTGCCGCCGGATATGCGCGACGCGGAGTGA
- a CDS encoding adenylosuccinate synthase — protein MIVTIVGSQLGDEGKGGVVDILGDPADVVARYQGGDNAGHTVVRDGDEFKLSLVPSGAIRGKVGVLGNGCVVNPRTLFDELDQLRERGLDPDVRVARRAHAIFPFHRVIDGLEEDVKADSDQEVGTTGRGIGPTYEDKAGRRGVRIGELTDPEGLRDALEYVVPQHRAFVEDVLGVETDDAFDIDALHAEYADYGERLVAEDMLVNAGDFLADRHAAGEDIILEGAQGTLIDIDHGNYPYVTSSNPTAGGACTGTGLSPALVGSGETIGIVKAYLTRVGSGPMPTELAGVEGDTPGYAGDADPEEERLATEIREAGDEYGTVTGRPRRVGWLDLPMLEHATRASGFSGIALNHIDTLGGFEELRMAESYSLDGETVETVPATTDRWAACEPTYRTFDGWPEFDRDTVAAEGYGALPANARTYIEAIEDALDVPVTVIGVGPGREQTIVRDRPFEA, from the coding sequence ATGATCGTCACCATCGTCGGTTCGCAACTCGGCGACGAGGGCAAAGGCGGGGTCGTCGACATTCTGGGCGACCCCGCCGACGTCGTCGCACGATACCAGGGCGGCGACAACGCCGGCCACACCGTCGTTCGCGACGGCGACGAGTTCAAACTCTCTCTGGTCCCGAGCGGCGCGATCCGCGGCAAGGTCGGCGTGCTCGGCAACGGCTGTGTCGTCAACCCCCGAACGCTGTTCGACGAACTCGATCAGTTGCGCGAGCGCGGCCTCGACCCGGACGTCCGGGTCGCCCGCCGCGCGCACGCCATCTTCCCGTTCCATCGCGTCATCGACGGCCTCGAAGAGGACGTCAAAGCCGACAGCGACCAGGAAGTCGGCACGACCGGGCGTGGCATTGGCCCGACCTACGAGGACAAGGCCGGCCGACGTGGCGTCCGGATCGGGGAACTCACCGATCCCGAGGGGTTGCGCGACGCCCTGGAGTACGTCGTCCCCCAGCACCGGGCGTTCGTCGAGGACGTCCTCGGCGTCGAGACTGACGACGCGTTCGACATCGACGCGCTCCACGCCGAGTACGCCGACTACGGCGAGCGTCTCGTTGCGGAAGACATGCTCGTGAACGCGGGCGACTTTCTGGCCGACCGCCACGCCGCGGGCGAGGACATCATCCTCGAAGGCGCGCAGGGCACGCTGATCGACATCGACCACGGCAACTACCCCTACGTCACCTCCTCGAACCCCACCGCGGGCGGGGCCTGCACGGGGACGGGGCTCTCGCCCGCGCTGGTCGGGTCCGGCGAGACCATCGGCATCGTCAAGGCGTATCTCACGCGGGTCGGGAGCGGCCCGATGCCGACCGAACTCGCGGGCGTCGAGGGCGACACGCCGGGGTATGCGGGCGACGCCGACCCCGAGGAAGAACGACTCGCGACCGAGATCCGCGAAGCGGGCGACGAGTACGGCACCGTCACCGGACGGCCCCGCCGGGTGGGGTGGCTCGACCTGCCGATGCTCGAACACGCGACCCGGGCCAGCGGCTTTTCGGGAATCGCACTCAACCACATCGACACGCTCGGAGGGTTCGAGGAACTCCGGATGGCCGAGTCGTACAGCCTCGACGGCGAGACCGTCGAGACGGTCCCCGCGACGACCGACCGGTGGGCCGCGTGTGAGCCGACCTATCGCACGTTCGACGGGTGGCCGGAGTTCGATCGCGACACGGTCGCCGCCGAGGGATACGGCGCGCTCCCCGCGAACGCTCGGACGTACATCGAGGCGATCGAGGACGCGCTGGACGTGCCCGTCACCGTGATCGGCGTCGGCCCCGGACGCGAGCAGACGATCGTGCGCGATCGGCCCTTCGAGGCGTAG
- a CDS encoding DUF7527 domain-containing protein has product MTTRTVDRVDDWEEVPYEGGEDGLQQLSDRGFSGRVRTAGGAAYFLDGSVVGVIDGTLDTVADAAGTAYRAPSDALPLLAVMQERTEGPRAKYYTEDTPISDVDRRLSDAGFTGYIELSENVLSGDYYIVYHGGRSTSAAFVGASERLITDEEAFETADDEVGIFEVHQVDIDVQEVDAAGGTEPGAESGTTAGAAGPSSSGTTEPSSDGVTGPSSGRPGESDDATDPLDAGGERDERDHTDRDRPDRALDPLDAGRDDGGADRRPTEREDTAESDDQESAAPERDEPSDGPERTTIERDPLADPTETGDRPTREPTDRSGPESDDRPALDEDQRTDEDRRANEDRHAGDDTTGETRSPPDRERTERDDPPDRANEKRGEDRGPVRDDRQADTSDQHRSHDTSQSGQSREPSTDDRAGEDRSSEGDTSPRRSAASSEGRTGEGDASGRPETGPSQEDRSRESSTPRTETDTGESAAGPGGGERSRSDEDLSPEDLERRSIPSVDPANSESPSDDSGDPSTPTSGVSRDRPPASGAPSEQIRDLEAQIDERDRRIDDLESTVDRLREERGEYRSRIEELEAQLDELAAERDDLAEQLDSRPAESAGTGAAQSATRTLSADEALAGTNLFVRYASRGEATLEAAAEGSADRSAVTENLRLEHHTQFEADDVAVDGQPFDEFLESSLLYRFVSWLVEDLIYEIRDTGHGRALADLYEALPRIDRAELQGSVSVQVEVDGETSREQRAFDVVVRDRMGNPLIVADLNDDRDAATGAMMETLVTTATDVGRSHDHFAAGFLVTESYFDPEALETAADATGGGLFSRDSRESYVRLSRKDGFHLCLVEARDEQFHLAVPELKSS; this is encoded by the coding sequence ATGACGACGCGCACGGTCGACCGCGTCGACGACTGGGAGGAAGTGCCCTACGAGGGCGGCGAGGACGGGCTCCAGCAGCTCTCCGACCGCGGATTTTCCGGGCGCGTCCGGACCGCGGGCGGGGCTGCGTACTTTCTCGACGGTAGCGTCGTCGGCGTGATCGACGGCACCCTCGACACAGTCGCAGACGCGGCGGGCACGGCCTATCGGGCCCCATCGGACGCGCTCCCCCTGCTCGCGGTGATGCAAGAGCGTACCGAGGGCCCGCGGGCGAAGTACTACACCGAAGACACCCCGATCAGCGACGTCGATCGCCGCCTCTCGGACGCGGGTTTTACGGGCTACATCGAGCTTTCGGAGAACGTCCTCAGCGGCGATTACTACATCGTCTACCACGGCGGCCGGTCGACGAGCGCCGCGTTCGTCGGCGCGAGCGAGCGATTGATCACCGACGAGGAGGCGTTCGAGACCGCCGACGACGAGGTCGGCATCTTCGAGGTCCACCAGGTCGACATCGACGTCCAGGAGGTCGACGCGGCGGGCGGAACCGAGCCTGGCGCCGAGAGCGGCACGACCGCCGGCGCCGCAGGCCCATCGAGTTCCGGGACGACGGAACCATCGAGCGACGGAGTCACAGGACCATCGAGCGGCCGACCTGGCGAGAGCGACGACGCGACCGACCCCCTCGACGCCGGTGGAGAGCGAGACGAGCGAGATCACACCGACCGCGATCGCCCCGATCGAGCGCTCGACCCGCTCGACGCCGGACGCGACGACGGCGGGGCCGACCGACGGCCGACCGAGCGCGAAGACACCGCAGAGTCAGACGACCAAGAGTCAGCAGCGCCCGAGCGCGACGAACCGTCGGACGGCCCGGAGCGCACCACGATCGAGCGGGACCCACTGGCCGACCCGACCGAGACCGGCGACCGGCCCACACGGGAACCCACGGACCGATCCGGACCGGAGAGCGACGACCGCCCCGCACTGGACGAAGACCAGCGCACCGACGAGGACCGACGTGCGAACGAGGACCGCCACGCGGGCGACGACACGACCGGCGAGACGCGCTCACCGCCGGATCGGGAGCGCACCGAACGGGACGATCCTCCAGACCGGGCCAATGAGAAGCGAGGAGAGGACCGCGGGCCGGTGCGAGACGATCGCCAGGCGGACACGAGCGACCAGCACCGATCGCACGACACGAGCCAGAGCGGGCAGTCGCGTGAACCCTCCACGGACGACCGGGCGGGCGAGGACCGCTCCAGCGAGGGCGACACGTCGCCCCGGCGATCGGCGGCGTCGAGCGAGGGGCGCACTGGCGAGGGCGACGCCAGTGGGCGACCGGAGACCGGGCCGAGCCAGGAGGACCGCTCGCGTGAGTCGTCGACGCCGCGCACGGAGACCGACACAGGCGAGTCCGCCGCCGGCCCAGGCGGCGGAGAGCGCTCCCGGTCGGACGAGGACCTCTCGCCGGAGGACCTCGAACGCCGATCGATCCCGTCGGTCGACCCCGCGAACAGCGAGTCACCGAGCGACGACTCGGGCGACCCGTCGACACCGACGAGTGGCGTCTCGCGCGACCGACCGCCGGCGTCGGGCGCGCCCTCCGAGCAGATTCGCGATCTGGAGGCCCAGATCGACGAGCGCGACCGCCGGATCGACGACCTCGAATCGACCGTCGACCGGTTGCGCGAGGAGCGTGGGGAGTATCGCAGTCGCATCGAAGAACTCGAGGCCCAACTCGACGAGCTAGCGGCCGAACGCGACGATCTGGCCGAGCAACTCGACTCTAGGCCCGCCGAGTCCGCCGGAACGGGCGCGGCCCAGAGCGCGACACGAACGCTCTCGGCCGACGAGGCGCTCGCCGGGACGAACCTGTTCGTACGGTACGCCTCTCGCGGTGAAGCGACACTCGAAGCCGCCGCGGAAGGGTCGGCAGACCGATCGGCCGTCACCGAGAACCTCCGACTCGAACACCACACCCAGTTCGAGGCCGACGACGTCGCCGTCGACGGCCAACCGTTCGACGAGTTCCTCGAATCGAGTCTGCTCTACCGGTTCGTCTCCTGGCTCGTCGAGGATCTGATCTACGAGATTCGCGACACGGGCCACGGGCGCGCGCTCGCAGACCTCTACGAGGCGCTGCCCCGGATCGATCGGGCGGAACTTCAGGGGAGTGTGAGCGTCCAGGTCGAGGTCGACGGAGAGACCAGTCGCGAACAGCGCGCGTTCGACGTCGTCGTGCGCGACCGGATGGGCAACCCGCTGATCGTCGCGGACCTGAACGACGACCGCGACGCCGCGACCGGCGCGATGATGGAGACGCTCGTGACGACCGCGACCGACGTTGGCCGGTCACACGACCACTTCGCGGCCGGATTCCTGGTGACCGAGAGCTACTTCGACCCCGAAGCGCTCGAAACGGCGGCGGACGCGACCGGCGGCGGCCTGTTCAGTCGCGACAGTCGCGAATCGTACGTCCGGCTCTCCCGGAAAGACGGCTTTCACCTCTGTCTGGTCGAAGCGCGTGACGAACAGTTCCACCTCGCCGTCCCCGAATTGAAAAGCAGTTAG
- a CDS encoding right-handed parallel beta-helix repeat-containing protein, protein MMATDEHRARVVGTLILMTLAVTLIGSGVASASTTNVTDAAGVDSNASLEPIADRLPTDPNGDGLYEDIDGDGRWTFVDVNLFFQHSDEPVIRNHTAAYDFDGDGEISLQDTLSLFEERYDGDGDGLSTSEERALGTDPRLADTDGDGVDDGQEVETGTGPRVVNFDNAGVDCGGDCDVSSRSVAVGPSDPITAAGPRRTGPAVDIDPNTTYTGDIEPADADIVVAQDGGGDAETIQGGVDAASSGDVVYVRTGVYREQVTIDEQVTIVGPNATLSGSGLGNYTRGFTINESTTISGLTVEEFAGVMVDRQPNLEVTLRAVTIREAGTTAYASGSSADWTFENVTMSESGGIFAQDSTGDWMFENVSHSGYSSIFASRSTGDWSFDRVTIDDTSGHWIYASDSSGKWTISQAHVETAGAGIGATDTTGDWTLTRVNMTTGYAGGAIYAGGSEGDWTVLETSLTGGNVSYVLSATKSRGDWVVSHSAFLINGSGSGSGISASGSSGQWSISHSKISVHGDSLIVGQTGDWDVRETTFNGGNVGIQSGDHQGTLMISNVTFDQGSESVAMHSGNHSGQVTIRNVGIEDGTGILGGGTGDWELRNIHILNKSPTSSRHLGINIDSNGSNVTISNVVTSNVEMAILCGGDADSWTIHDTIIQNASNGLIIDVEGQTTVEETLIKNATKGIVADGSSHLNVSKVTLTAISDVGISYGSGPGNATLSKLRIADANRAIDLRNMGSTTVSRTIVRNASTGLAVTEGSVLEDAQTNQTVSVRRSRFSNTDRAIWTDTDALDRVTATEFRWVDEAINASETNATIDARENWWGSDGLTESDTTGDVLTGEACDEPCAGYIRDSGATSGDILPTASLVTGEGVAVWNQRFGTTENATIAIEYETTALDDNATATLIAAPNREPMLWTLDPPTNGTVERTLSADRFHADDSVGERVTMILETTDARVTVANVTVGTATAA, encoded by the coding sequence ATGATGGCGACTGACGAACACCGTGCGCGTGTCGTGGGCACGCTGATTCTCATGACGCTGGCGGTGACTCTGATCGGATCAGGGGTGGCGAGTGCTAGCACGACGAACGTGACCGACGCGGCGGGTGTCGACTCGAACGCCTCGCTCGAACCGATCGCGGACCGATTGCCGACCGATCCCAACGGCGATGGCCTCTACGAGGATATCGACGGGGATGGACGGTGGACGTTCGTCGACGTGAATCTGTTCTTCCAGCACTCCGACGAGCCGGTGATTCGGAATCATACCGCGGCGTACGACTTCGACGGGGACGGCGAGATCTCCCTGCAGGACACGCTGTCACTGTTCGAAGAGCGCTACGACGGCGACGGTGACGGACTGTCGACCAGCGAGGAGCGCGCTCTGGGCACCGATCCCCGCCTGGCCGATACGGACGGCGACGGTGTCGACGACGGCCAGGAAGTCGAGACCGGGACCGGCCCGAGGGTCGTGAACTTCGACAACGCGGGCGTGGACTGCGGCGGTGACTGTGACGTGAGTTCGCGGTCGGTCGCCGTGGGGCCTTCTGACCCGATCACAGCCGCGGGCCCGCGACGGACGGGCCCCGCGGTCGATATCGATCCGAACACAACCTACACGGGCGACATCGAGCCAGCGGATGCGGACATCGTGGTCGCCCAGGATGGCGGCGGTGACGCCGAGACGATCCAGGGTGGCGTGGACGCCGCAAGCTCGGGTGACGTGGTCTACGTGCGGACCGGCGTCTATCGCGAACAGGTGACCATCGACGAGCAGGTGACGATCGTTGGCCCGAACGCGACGTTGAGTGGGTCGGGATTGGGGAATTATACCAGGGGATTTACGATCAACGAATCGACTACGATATCTGGTCTCACCGTCGAGGAATTTGCTGGAGTTATGGTCGATCGGCAGCCGAACCTCGAAGTCACCCTCAGAGCGGTGACCATCCGAGAAGCCGGGACGACCGCGTACGCTAGCGGATCATCGGCTGATTGGACGTTTGAAAACGTCACAATGTCAGAATCTGGGGGGATCTTTGCACAAGACTCCACAGGAGACTGGATGTTCGAAAATGTATCGCACTCTGGGTATTCGAGTATTTTTGCGTCTCGTTCCACTGGAGATTGGTCGTTCGATCGCGTAACGATAGATGACACTTCGGGTCATTGGATCTATGCATCCGACTCCTCTGGCAAGTGGACGATATCACAGGCCCACGTCGAAACAGCAGGTGCCGGCATCGGCGCTACTGACACGACTGGAGACTGGACGCTCACCCGCGTAAATATGACGACTGGGTATGCCGGTGGCGCAATCTATGCTGGTGGATCAGAAGGTGACTGGACCGTTTTGGAAACGTCGCTTACTGGTGGAAATGTTAGTTATGTACTATCTGCAACCAAATCCCGCGGTGATTGGGTGGTCTCCCACAGCGCATTCTTGATCAATGGCTCGGGCTCAGGCAGTGGAATTTCAGCGAGTGGCTCTAGTGGCCAGTGGAGCATATCTCACTCAAAAATATCTGTCCATGGTGATTCTCTGATAGTCGGACAGACTGGCGACTGGGACGTTAGAGAAACCACATTTAATGGCGGAAATGTTGGTATACAGTCGGGAGATCACCAGGGTACGTTGATGATATCCAACGTGACGTTCGATCAGGGGAGCGAGTCGGTTGCCATGCACAGTGGCAATCACAGTGGACAGGTCACGATCAGAAACGTCGGTATTGAAGATGGCACCGGGATCCTTGGCGGCGGGACTGGTGACTGGGAGCTTCGAAATATCCATATATTGAACAAATCACCGACATCAAGCAGACACCTTGGCATCAATATCGACTCCAATGGGAGCAACGTGACGATTTCGAACGTCGTCACATCTAACGTGGAAATGGCCATTCTGTGCGGGGGAGATGCCGACTCGTGGACGATACACGATACGATCATCCAAAACGCCTCGAATGGCCTCATCATCGATGTCGAGGGCCAGACGACTGTCGAAGAGACTCTCATAAAAAACGCGACAAAGGGGATTGTCGCGGATGGGTCGAGTCACCTCAACGTCTCCAAGGTCACGCTGACTGCGATTTCCGATGTCGGCATTAGCTACGGGAGCGGGCCCGGCAACGCCACCCTGTCGAAACTGCGAATTGCTGACGCCAATCGGGCAATCGATCTCCGAAACATGGGATCGACGACTGTCTCCCGGACAATCGTTCGGAATGCCTCGACTGGCCTCGCGGTGACAGAGGGCTCGGTTCTGGAGGACGCACAAACGAATCAGACGGTATCGGTGCGTCGGTCTCGCTTCTCGAACACCGACCGCGCGATCTGGACCGACACAGACGCACTCGATCGCGTCACAGCGACGGAGTTCCGGTGGGTCGATGAAGCGATCAACGCGAGCGAGACGAATGCGACGATCGACGCCCGCGAGAACTGGTGGGGGTCGGACGGCCTGACCGAGTCGGACACCACGGGCGACGTGCTGACCGGCGAGGCCTGCGACGAGCCCTGTGCGGGATATATTCGGGACAGTGGGGCGACCTCGGGGGATATTCTCCCAACGGCCAGCCTGGTCACGGGCGAGGGCGTCGCGGTCTGGAACCAGCGGTTCGGGACGACTGAGAACGCGACGATCGCGATCGAGTACGAGACGACCGCGCTGGACGACAACGCGACGGCCACGCTGATCGCCGCTCCGAACAGAGAGCCGATGCTCTGGACGCTCGATCCCCCGACGAACGGAACGGTCGAACGCACCCTCTCGGCTGACCGGTTCCACGCCGACGACTCCGTCGGCGAACGCGTGACCATGATCCTCGAGACGACCGACGCCCGGGTCACGGTCGCGAACGTGACAGTCGGGACCGCGACGGCGGCCTGA
- a CDS encoding DUF2391 domain-containing protein codes for MGRPPRYRIADTAQQIVGGFLLAGPFVVTEEVWNLAATMTLVHGIAAVALVAAIGYGALYAADDDRDPDSEAEVAGVPIRFVSLMGVAFGSVTVLALLVAAPDHFLAELPADQHLPVMARAISVGAIFSVVGAATADSVF; via the coding sequence ATGGGCCGCCCACCCCGATATCGGATCGCTGACACCGCCCAGCAGATCGTCGGCGGCTTCCTGCTCGCCGGCCCCTTCGTCGTCACCGAGGAGGTCTGGAATCTGGCGGCGACGATGACGCTGGTCCACGGAATCGCGGCGGTCGCACTCGTCGCGGCGATCGGCTACGGCGCGCTGTACGCCGCCGACGACGATCGGGATCCCGATTCCGAGGCCGAGGTTGCGGGTGTTCCGATCCGGTTCGTCTCCTTGATGGGCGTCGCCTTCGGGTCGGTGACCGTCCTCGCCTTGCTGGTCGCCGCACCGGATCACTTCCTCGCGGAGTTGCCCGCCGATCAGCACCTGCCGGTGATGGCGCGTGCGATCAGCGTCGGTGCGATCTTCAGCGTCGTCGGGGCGGCGACCGCCGACAGCGTGTTTTGA
- a CDS encoding winged helix-turn-helix domain-containing protein: MPVSIDEFESGDVPQGPSVPERVVTHLARHDDQAFTRSEIATAIDASANTVGTALSRLKDRELVRHRGQYWAIADDRERVRSAYDLHAISDRLDDLDGGIDAAAWAASAPDEPHPSEDDGDFEPSERGEQS, from the coding sequence ATGCCCGTCAGCATCGACGAGTTCGAGTCTGGGGACGTGCCCCAGGGACCGAGCGTTCCAGAGCGAGTCGTCACCCATCTCGCCCGCCACGACGATCAGGCGTTCACCCGCTCGGAGATCGCTACGGCCATCGATGCGAGCGCGAACACGGTCGGCACGGCGCTGTCGCGGCTGAAAGACCGCGAACTCGTCCGGCATCGGGGCCAGTACTGGGCGATCGCGGACGATCGTGAACGCGTCCGCTCCGCGTACGATCTGCACGCGATCAGCGATCGCCTCGACGATCTCGACGGTGGCATCGACGCCGCAGCGTGGGCGGCGAGTGCACCGGACGAGCCACATCCCAGCGAGGATGACGGCGATTTCGAGCCGAGCGAACGAGGCGAACAGTCGTGA